From the genome of Coleofasciculus sp. FACHB-1120, one region includes:
- a CDS encoding ATP-binding protein produces MQTMRIPFQLIWVVVAICVLPSLLNLLGVDFASQKHPFEVPGTVGRSPRELIEAMHYTLSGSFLHTLLEWSAFCIAISILILSLIHFSLKRDAVMLMIGMAIFGAGCMDTFHALAADRLIEGMADSQNLIPLTWAISRLFNALILLGGAGIFLVTKPGKWQGGAAFVAIASLSLVIASYTIIYLCTHSVIPTTVFPSIVTRPWDIPPLLFFIFAGFFVFPRFYDAYPSHFSLALAISVIPQIAAQCHMAFGSTALFDNHFNIAHFLRNIAYIIPLIGLNSEYIHTVREEALTVDKLEATQKILLDKTKQLELINLELQKQIAERQQVEEELHRSNIELERRVEERTAEIRQTNDLLLIEVAERKQGENRYREKSQELKNTLLDLQKTQAQLIQTEKISSLGQLVAGVAHEINNPINFVHGNINYACEYVNSLLYLLHLYRKQYPPTPEIEEEIEASDLDFIIEDLPKLLKSMHLGVERIREIVQSLRSFSRADQAEMKPVDIHEGIDSTLLILQYRLKAIAGGPMITVSKEYGNLPLVECYAGQLNQVFMNLLSNAIDAVEESVAKEKISCLLPTIKISTAVEDENKAVIRIADNGPGMTEDVCSHLFDAFFTTKPVGKGTGLGLSISYQIVVEKHGGSMECVSAPGQGAEFVIKIPIWQNKI; encoded by the coding sequence ATGCAAACAATGAGGATTCCTTTTCAATTGATTTGGGTCGTGGTGGCAATCTGCGTGCTGCCTAGCTTGCTGAATTTGTTGGGAGTGGATTTTGCCTCACAGAAGCATCCCTTCGAGGTGCCAGGGACGGTGGGAAGGTCTCCCCGCGAATTGATCGAGGCGATGCACTACACGCTCTCCGGGAGCTTTCTGCACACTCTTCTGGAGTGGAGTGCGTTCTGTATCGCCATATCCATTCTTATTTTGTCTTTGATTCACTTCAGCCTGAAGCGCGATGCTGTCATGCTCATGATTGGCATGGCAATTTTTGGCGCGGGGTGCATGGACACCTTTCATGCCTTAGCCGCCGACCGATTGATCGAGGGGATGGCAGATAGCCAAAATCTAATTCCCTTGACTTGGGCAATCTCCCGACTTTTCAATGCTTTGATTCTACTGGGAGGTGCGGGAATTTTTCTGGTGACGAAACCAGGAAAGTGGCAGGGAGGCGCGGCTTTTGTTGCGATCGCTAGTTTATCCTTGGTTATTGCTTCTTATACAATTATCTATCTCTGCACCCATAGCGTCATACCGACAACTGTTTTCCCATCGATTGTCACTCGTCCTTGGGATATCCCCCCCCTTTTATTTTTTATATTTGCAGGTTTTTTTGTTTTTCCTCGCTTTTATGATGCTTATCCTAGCCATTTTTCTTTAGCACTAGCGATTAGCGTGATTCCCCAAATTGCCGCTCAATGTCACATGGCTTTTGGGTCAACTGCGTTGTTTGATAACCATTTCAATATTGCCCATTTTCTCAGAAATATTGCTTACATCATCCCTTTGATTGGCTTGAATTCGGAGTATATTCATACCGTTCGCGAAGAAGCCTTAACGGTTGACAAGTTAGAAGCAACCCAAAAAATATTATTAGATAAAACTAAACAGTTAGAACTAATTAATCTTGAGCTGCAAAAACAAATTGCTGAGCGCCAGCAAGTAGAAGAAGAATTGCACCGTTCCAACATCGAGCTAGAAAGAAGAGTTGAGGAACGGACAGCAGAAATTAGACAGACAAATGACTTGTTGCTGATTGAAGTTGCTGAGCGCAAGCAAGGTGAAAATCGCTACCGAGAAAAATCCCAAGAGCTAAAAAATACTCTGCTTGACCTCCAGAAAACTCAAGCTCAACTGATTCAAACTGAAAAAATTTCCAGCCTCGGTCAATTAGTGGCTGGAGTGGCTCACGAAATTAATAATCCAATTAACTTTGTTCACGGCAATATAAACTATGCCTGTGAATATGTGAATAGTTTACTGTATTTGTTACACCTTTACCGAAAGCAATACCCACCCACACCTGAAATCGAAGAAGAAATTGAAGCAAGCGACTTAGATTTTATCATTGAGGATTTGCCAAAGTTACTAAAATCAATGCACCTGGGAGTTGAACGGATTCGGGAAATTGTGCAGTCTCTACGTTCCTTTTCTCGCGCCGACCAAGCGGAAATGAAGCCGGTTGATATTCACGAAGGCATTGATAGCACCTTACTGATTTTGCAATATCGACTGAAAGCGATCGCTGGCGGTCCCATGATTACCGTGAGCAAAGAATATGGCAATTTGCCATTAGTTGAATGTTACGCGGGACAGTTGAATCAAGTGTTTATGAATCTGCTGAGTAACGCGATTGATGCAGTGGAAGAGTCAGTCGCCAAGGAGAAAATATCTTGTCTTTTACCAACCATCAAAATTAGCACCGCTGTTGAAGACGAAAATAAAGCGGTGATTCGCATTGCTGACAATGGGCCGGGGATGACAGAAGACGTGTGTTCTCATCTATTTGACGCCTTTTTTACAACGAAGCCGGTGGGAAAAGGCACCGGCTTAGGATTGTCTATTAGTTATCAGATTGTGGTAGAAAAACATGGTGGCAGTATGGAGTGTGTTTCTGCACCCGGACAAGGGGCAGAGTTCGTCATTAAGATTCCGATTTGGCAGAACAAGATATAG
- a CDS encoding low specificity L-threonine aldolase translates to MNFCSDNVTGISPEIMAAIAAANQGTTMPYGDDEYTQRLSAQFTELFETDVTVFPVATGSAANALALSVIAPPFGAIYCHRQSHINLDECGAPEFYTGGAKLVTLDGADSKIRAADLAAALAKAGAGVVHHVQPAAVSLTQATEAGTIYQPEEISQIAEIAHTHNLGLHMDGARFANAVVSLGCSPADITWRVGVDVLSFGATKNGAMAAEAVVFFNRDFAKTFAYRRKRSGHLFSKMRFLSAQLEAYIKDNLWLKNAAHANQMAKKLAHGLTALPGMNLCYLVAANEIFIQLPEEVIQGLLTEGFQFYRWEGEYSSTVRLVTAFNTKEEDVTAFIEAARTHCVSPPLVSPATK, encoded by the coding sequence ATGAATTTTTGTAGCGATAATGTCACCGGAATTTCGCCGGAAATTATGGCAGCGATCGCTGCCGCTAATCAGGGTACCACCATGCCTTATGGTGATGATGAATATACCCAGCGCTTGTCAGCCCAGTTCACGGAATTGTTTGAGACAGATGTGACCGTTTTCCCCGTCGCCACGGGTTCTGCTGCTAATGCCCTTGCCCTGTCTGTTATTGCACCCCCCTTTGGGGCGATTTATTGCCATCGCCAATCTCATATCAACCTGGATGAATGCGGGGCACCCGAATTTTATACTGGCGGCGCAAAGCTAGTGACACTTGATGGCGCAGATAGCAAGATTCGCGCTGCTGACTTGGCTGCTGCGCTGGCAAAAGCGGGTGCTGGCGTCGTCCATCACGTACAGCCTGCTGCGGTAAGCTTGACTCAGGCAACGGAAGCTGGAACTATCTATCAGCCAGAGGAAATTTCCCAGATTGCCGAAATTGCCCATACCCACAATTTGGGTTTACACATGGATGGTGCCCGTTTTGCGAATGCAGTAGTTAGCTTGGGTTGTTCTCCGGCGGATATCACTTGGCGGGTTGGGGTTGATGTACTATCGTTTGGAGCGACTAAAAATGGTGCGATGGCAGCAGAAGCCGTCGTCTTTTTTAATCGAGATTTTGCCAAAACTTTCGCCTATCGTCGCAAGCGCAGCGGGCATCTCTTTTCAAAGATGCGGTTTTTATCTGCCCAGTTGGAAGCTTACATCAAAGATAATTTGTGGCTGAAAAATGCTGCCCATGCTAACCAAATGGCTAAGAAATTAGCGCACGGGCTAACAGCGCTACCAGGAATGAACCTGTGCTACCTGGTTGCAGCAAATGAAATTTTTATTCAGTTGCCAGAGGAAGTTATCCAAGGGCTTCTTACCGAGGGTTTCCAATTTTATCGCTGGGAGGGGGAATATTCCTCAACCGTGCGATTAGTAACCGCTTTCAACACTAAGGAAGAGGATGTGACTGCCTTTATTGAGGCGGCACGGACACACTGTGTTTCTCCACCGCTCGTTTCTCCTGCTACTAAGTAG
- the cobW gene encoding cobalamin biosynthesis protein CobW: MATKIPVTVITGFLGSGKTTLIRHLLQNNQGRRIAVLVNEFGELGIDGELLRSCGYCPEEEADSTSNIVELTNGCLCCTVQEEFLPTMLELLKRRDSLDCILVETSGLALPKPLVKAFRWPEIRNAATVDAVITVVDCEAVAAGTFASDPEAVDAQRQEDPNLEHETPLQELFEDQLACADLVVLNKTDLVNATQQAEVVELIERELSRAVKMVASDRGKLDPEVLLGFQSAVEDNLDNRPSHHDTEEDHDHDEEITSTQVVLNRAFDPQKLQKQLEALVQQQEIYRIKGFVAVPNKAMRLVLQGVGTRFDQFYDRPWQPEETRQTQLVFIGQKLNPDEIESQLAALPG, translated from the coding sequence ATGGCTACCAAAATTCCCGTCACTGTCATCACCGGCTTCTTAGGGAGTGGTAAAACAACTCTGATTCGCCACCTGCTACAGAACAATCAAGGACGCCGCATCGCCGTTTTAGTCAACGAATTTGGCGAACTGGGGATTGATGGCGAATTGCTACGTTCTTGTGGCTACTGTCCAGAAGAAGAAGCCGACAGCACCAGCAATATTGTTGAATTAACCAATGGTTGCTTGTGCTGTACGGTTCAGGAAGAATTCTTGCCGACGATGCTAGAACTACTGAAGCGCAGAGATAGCCTGGACTGCATTTTAGTAGAGACATCGGGATTGGCGTTACCGAAGCCGCTAGTGAAGGCATTTCGCTGGCCCGAAATTCGCAATGCAGCTACAGTAGATGCTGTGATTACAGTCGTGGATTGCGAAGCAGTGGCGGCGGGAACGTTTGCCAGCGATCCCGAAGCGGTGGACGCACAGCGCCAGGAAGATCCCAATCTAGAACACGAAACCCCATTGCAAGAACTTTTTGAAGATCAGCTAGCGTGTGCGGATTTGGTGGTGTTGAATAAAACCGATCTGGTGAATGCTACGCAGCAGGCTGAGGTCGTAGAGTTAATTGAACGAGAACTGTCTCGTGCTGTCAAGATGGTAGCTAGCGATCGCGGAAAATTAGATCCGGAGGTTCTCCTGGGCTTCCAGAGTGCCGTAGAAGACAACTTAGATAATCGTCCCAGTCATCACGACACTGAAGAAGACCACGATCACGATGAAGAAATTACCTCAACTCAAGTGGTTTTAAACCGTGCTTTCGATCCCCAGAAACTGCAAAAACAGTTGGAAGCGTTAGTGCAACAACAGGAAATCTATCGAATCAAGGGATTTGTGGCTGTTCCCAATAAAGCGATGCGGCTGGTATTACAAGGAGTGGGAACGCGATTCGATCAATTTTATGACCGTCCTTGGCAACCAGAGGAAACTCGGCAAACTCAGTTAGTCTTTATCGGTCAAAAGCTCAATCCGGATGAAATTGAGTCGCAGTTGGCAGCGTTACCGGGCTGA
- a CDS encoding Mo-dependent nitrogenase C-terminal domain-containing protein has product MICTDKQPNTLESIALASAESVQAAKVVRSPKKQPFDLLRPLRQWLDGIEISDRQMAERLAKAIPAQCPFERDIKLFGHKVGHIPPLCKLNPFYDQLVGLRFRALCYLVDQCGVDIQSYI; this is encoded by the coding sequence ATGATCTGCACAGACAAACAGCCGAATACCCTAGAAAGTATTGCCCTCGCTTCGGCAGAGAGCGTACAAGCAGCTAAAGTCGTTCGCTCGCCCAAAAAGCAGCCATTCGATCTACTGCGCCCACTCCGTCAATGGCTGGACGGAATTGAGATTTCTGACCGTCAAATGGCTGAGCGTCTCGCAAAGGCGATTCCGGCACAGTGCCCCTTTGAGCGCGATATCAAGCTATTTGGTCACAAAGTAGGACATATTCCTCCCTTGTGCAAACTGAATCCGTTTTATGACCAACTGGTTGGCTTGCGTTTTCGGGCGCTTTGTTATCTAGTCGATCAATGTGGTGTGGATATCCAGTCCTACATCTAG
- a CDS encoding class I SAM-dependent methyltransferase — MKPEETIREQFDRAANAYSTSPIFAQGHDLKLMVQAAEPTSQMSVLDVGCAGGHTGFAFAPHVREVIGIDLSQKMLTEASRQAAARGLNNVHFQEANATTLPFADEQFDIVTCRYVAHHFPHLKPALSEVFRVLKPGGKFLVVDIISPEDITLAEFINQVEKLRDPSHSWNWMISEWQAAGESIGMPFTAIKQWHLPIDFLDWTARQQTPPEAVQQLEFLLDNASSQAKSLFSIAGAPQRSFHEYSALLRGTKS, encoded by the coding sequence ATGAAGCCGGAAGAAACAATCCGAGAGCAATTTGACCGCGCCGCAAATGCCTATAGTACATCACCCATTTTCGCGCAAGGGCACGATCTGAAGCTGATGGTGCAGGCAGCGGAGCCAACATCACAGATGAGTGTACTTGATGTAGGGTGCGCGGGAGGACATACTGGGTTTGCTTTTGCCCCCCACGTTCGCGAAGTTATTGGCATTGATTTAAGCCAGAAAATGTTAACGGAGGCATCGCGGCAAGCAGCGGCACGAGGCTTGAATAACGTGCATTTTCAGGAAGCCAATGCGACAACACTCCCCTTTGCCGATGAGCAGTTTGATATTGTGACTTGCCGCTATGTCGCTCATCATTTTCCTCATTTGAAACCCGCGCTGAGTGAGGTTTTTCGAGTGCTAAAACCGGGGGGGAAGTTTCTGGTTGTAGACATAATTTCACCGGAAGATATTACCTTGGCAGAATTTATCAATCAGGTGGAGAAACTACGCGATCCTTCTCATAGTTGGAATTGGATGATCTCTGAGTGGCAAGCGGCTGGCGAAAGTATTGGGATGCCCTTTACTGCGATAAAACAATGGCATCTACCGATTGATTTCTTAGATTGGACAGCACGACAGCAGACGCCACCAGAAGCCGTTCAACAACTGGAATTCTTACTCGATAATGCGTCTTCCCAAGCAAAATCGCTATTCTCTATTGCGGGTGCGCCGCAACGTTCATTTCACGAATACTCGGCTCTCTTGCGGGGAACGAAATCCTAA
- a CDS encoding hemolysin family protein produces the protein MTPTTEFLIVLLLIVANGIFVMSELAIVSARKVRLQQLANQGDVKARAALELANSPNQFLAIVQVGITLLAIISGAFGERTIAKSLTPLLGLIAWIAPYKNAIASAIAILIITYLTLIIGELVPKRLALNYPERIASAVAIPMRMLATIAAPVVYLLSTSTDMMVRLLGIRPSTDGEITEHDITALIEQATEAGTFEAAEQDMVERVFRLGDRPVSALMTPRPDIVWLDLEDSQEENKCKIINSAYSRFPVCQGVLDNVLGIIPVTDLLGRCLSGQQLDLTISLKQPVFVPESTGGLKVLELFKQTGTHMALVVDEYGVTQGLVTLNDILVEIVGDVEIDSKTSPPAVQREDGSWLIDGMLSVEEFFEILDIEELPGTQKGNYHTMGGFMITHLGKIPTAADHFQLGSWRFEVMDMDGNRVDKVLVMPVSTDAADSESGD, from the coding sequence ATGACCCCTACTACCGAATTTCTGATTGTTTTGCTCCTGATCGTTGCCAATGGCATCTTTGTGATGTCAGAGTTAGCTATCGTCTCGGCTAGGAAGGTGAGGCTGCAACAGCTGGCTAACCAAGGGGATGTCAAAGCACGCGCTGCCTTGGAACTGGCGAATTCCCCGAATCAGTTTTTGGCGATTGTTCAGGTAGGGATAACCCTCCTAGCAATTATCTCCGGTGCTTTCGGCGAAAGAACCATCGCCAAAAGCCTTACCCCTCTATTAGGGTTGATTGCCTGGATCGCTCCGTATAAAAACGCGATCGCATCAGCGATCGCCATTCTGATCATCACTTATCTGACGCTGATTATTGGCGAACTAGTGCCCAAGCGGCTGGCTTTAAATTATCCGGAACGGATTGCTTCCGCCGTTGCTATCCCGATGCGGATGTTGGCTACTATTGCCGCCCCAGTTGTTTATCTATTGAGTACCTCCACAGATATGATGGTGAGGCTGTTGGGCATCAGACCGTCTACCGATGGTGAAATCACCGAACACGATATTACAGCTTTAATCGAGCAAGCCACGGAGGCGGGAACCTTTGAGGCAGCGGAACAAGACATGGTGGAACGAGTGTTTCGCCTAGGAGACCGACCCGTGAGTGCGTTAATGACACCCCGACCGGATATTGTCTGGCTTGACCTAGAAGATTCTCAAGAAGAAAATAAATGCAAGATTATAAACAGCGCCTATTCCCGATTTCCCGTCTGTCAGGGAGTGCTGGATAATGTTTTGGGCATCATTCCCGTGACCGACCTATTAGGGCGCTGCCTGTCCGGACAACAGCTTGACCTAACGATCTCGTTGAAACAGCCGGTATTTGTGCCTGAAAGTACCGGAGGGTTGAAAGTTCTGGAATTGTTCAAGCAAACCGGCACTCACATGGCGCTGGTTGTAGATGAATACGGCGTCACTCAGGGATTGGTTACGCTCAACGACATCTTAGTAGAAATCGTTGGTGATGTAGAAATCGATAGTAAGACATCTCCTCCAGCCGTACAGCGCGAAGATGGTTCGTGGTTGATTGATGGAATGTTGTCAGTGGAAGAGTTTTTTGAAATATTAGATATTGAGGAATTGCCGGGAACGCAAAAAGGCAATTATCACACAATGGGCGGCTTTATGATTACCCATTTAGGGAAAATTCCTACGGCTGCTGACCATTTTCAGCTGGGTAGCTGGCGTTTTGAAGTGATGGATATGGATGGCAATCGGGTTGATAAGGTGCTGGTGATGCCCGTCTCTACAGATGCTGCTGATTCCGAGTCGGGCGATTGA
- the mfd gene encoding transcription-repair coupling factor gives MAFSSIIRALGRSPLTTELLSKLNQQRYLQLNGIPRFPKGLVASALAQAQGQNLFVVCATLEEASRCCAQLEAMGWQTVHFYPTSEASPYEPFDPESEMTWGQMQVLADLVRAEVTGLRTEEIPQESKGNSPPLTSSTSSPSPPASQPFVNSPQSAVKMAIVATERSLQLHLPPLEAFKPYCITLERGQSWDLDAFSKKVATLGYERVPLVEMEGQWSRRGDIIDVFPVSAELPVRLEWFGDELDQMREFDPATQRSLDKIERLVLTPTDFSPIVKAALEDTNRTSEAMRVSALDALAKRGEALDAKEKREEEPEKTTRRLLGVAFEKPASLLDYLPENTLIAIDEPEQCRAHSDRWVEHAEEQWTIANGKEQLPKIHRNFDESLAAAERFVRLYLSELVESSVLNPQSSALNLASRPVPVTPHQFAKIAETLRNERDRSFSIWIVSAQPSRSVSLLQEHDCPAQFVPNPHDYPAIDKLQLQKTPVAVKYSGIAELEGFILPTFRLVVVTDREFFGQHSLTSPSYIRKRRRAASKQVDPNKLRPGDYVVHRNHGVGKFLRLESLTVNNETREYLVVQYADGLLRVVADQVGAMSRFRATEGKPPELNRMSGKAWEATKNKVRKTIKKLAVDLLKLYAQRSQQQGFVYPADSPWQEELEDSFPYQPTPDQLKAVQDVKREMESDRPMDRLVCGDVGFGKTEVAIRAIFKAITAGKQVAFLAPTTILTQQHYHTLKERFAPYPIEVGLLNRFRSAEERRNIIKRLATGELDVVVGTHQLLSKEIRFRDLGLLVVDEEQRFGVNQKEKIKSLRTQLDVLTLSATPIPRTLYMSLSGIREMSLITTPPPSRRPIKTHLASYDPEAIRTAIRQELDRGGQVFYVVPRVEGIEETATKLREMVPGTRLAIAHGQLDESELEATMLAFSAGEADILVCTTIIESGLDIPRVNTILIEDAHKFGLSQLYQLRGRVGRAGIQAHAWLFYPKHKALSDAARQRLRAIQEFTQLGSGYQLATRDMEIRGVGNLLGAEQSGQMNTIGFDLYMEMLEEAIREIRGQEIPQVDDTQIDLQLTAFIPADYIPDLDQKMSAYRAVAAANSKEELVSIAAEWSDRYGSIPKSATQLLRVMELKQLAKKLGFSRIKPESKQHVILETPMEEPAWNLLKDNLPEHLKTRFVYTPGKVTVRGLGVLPAEQQTEHLITWLGKMQGALPEPALV, from the coding sequence ATGGCATTTTCTTCTATTATTCGTGCCCTAGGGCGATCGCCTCTTACGACAGAACTCCTTTCTAAGCTCAACCAACAACGGTATCTACAGCTCAACGGAATTCCCCGTTTTCCAAAGGGATTGGTGGCTTCTGCCCTCGCCCAAGCCCAAGGGCAGAATTTGTTCGTAGTCTGTGCCACCCTGGAGGAAGCCAGCCGTTGTTGCGCTCAACTGGAAGCAATGGGTTGGCAGACGGTACATTTTTATCCGACTTCTGAAGCGTCGCCCTACGAACCATTCGATCCCGAATCAGAGATGACTTGGGGACAGATGCAGGTATTGGCAGACTTAGTCAGGGCGGAGGTGACAGGACTGAGGACTGAGGAAATCCCTCAGGAGTCCAAAGGAAATTCTCCGCCTCTGACTTCTAGCACTTCTTCCCCCTCACCCCCTGCTTCCCAGCCCTTCGTTAACAGTCCTCAGTCAGCAGTGAAGATGGCGATTGTGGCGACAGAACGATCGCTGCAACTTCATTTACCGCCGCTTGAAGCTTTTAAGCCTTACTGCATCACCCTAGAACGCGGGCAGAGTTGGGATTTAGACGCCTTTAGCAAGAAGGTCGCGACTCTGGGATACGAACGGGTGCCTTTGGTGGAAATGGAGGGGCAGTGGAGTCGGCGCGGGGATATTATCGATGTGTTTCCGGTGTCGGCTGAGTTGCCGGTGCGTTTGGAATGGTTCGGGGATGAGCTGGATCAGATGCGGGAGTTCGATCCGGCGACGCAGCGATCGCTTGATAAGATTGAGCGATTGGTGTTGACTCCGACTGATTTTAGTCCAATTGTGAAAGCGGCGTTAGAAGATACGAACCGCACTAGCGAAGCCATGCGCGTTAGCGCTTTAGACGCCCTAGCGAAGCGGGGCGAAGCCCTGGACGCGAAGGAAAAGAGGGAAGAAGAACCAGAGAAGACTACGCGGCGGTTGTTGGGGGTGGCTTTTGAGAAACCGGCTTCTTTGTTGGATTATTTGCCAGAAAATACGCTAATTGCGATTGATGAACCGGAGCAATGTCGCGCCCATAGCGATCGCTGGGTGGAACACGCTGAAGAACAATGGACAATTGCGAATGGGAAGGAGCAATTACCAAAAATCCACCGCAATTTTGATGAATCTTTAGCGGCGGCGGAACGGTTTGTACGGCTGTATTTATCTGAACTGGTTGAATCCTCAGTTCTCAATCCTCAATCCTCCGCCCTCAATCTGGCTAGTCGTCCGGTTCCGGTAACGCCGCATCAGTTTGCTAAGATTGCGGAAACTTTGCGGAATGAGCGCGATCGCAGTTTCTCGATCTGGATCGTTTCTGCACAGCCTTCGCGTTCTGTGTCGCTGCTCCAAGAACACGATTGTCCGGCGCAATTTGTTCCCAATCCCCACGATTATCCGGCGATTGACAAGTTACAACTCCAGAAGACGCCGGTGGCGGTAAAATATTCCGGGATCGCGGAACTGGAAGGATTTATTCTGCCGACTTTCCGGTTGGTGGTGGTGACAGACAGGGAATTTTTTGGACAGCATTCTCTGACAAGTCCCAGCTATATCCGCAAGCGTCGTCGGGCGGCGTCTAAGCAAGTCGATCCCAACAAGTTGCGCCCCGGTGATTATGTGGTTCATCGAAATCACGGGGTCGGTAAGTTTTTGAGACTGGAAAGTCTTACCGTTAATAACGAAACCCGCGAGTATTTGGTCGTGCAGTACGCAGATGGTTTACTGCGAGTGGTGGCAGACCAGGTGGGTGCGATGTCTCGGTTTCGCGCCACTGAGGGGAAACCGCCGGAACTCAATCGAATGTCCGGGAAGGCGTGGGAAGCTACGAAGAATAAAGTCCGCAAGACGATTAAGAAGTTGGCGGTGGACTTGCTGAAGTTGTATGCTCAGCGATCGCAGCAACAAGGTTTTGTTTATCCAGCGGATTCGCCTTGGCAAGAAGAATTAGAGGATTCTTTCCCCTACCAACCGACGCCAGATCAGTTGAAGGCGGTGCAGGATGTGAAGCGGGAAATGGAAAGCGATCGCCCGATGGATCGGTTGGTGTGCGGTGATGTCGGTTTCGGCAAGACAGAAGTTGCCATCCGCGCCATATTTAAGGCGATTACCGCTGGGAAGCAAGTTGCTTTCCTCGCCCCGACGACGATTCTGACTCAGCAGCACTACCACACCCTCAAAGAGCGTTTCGCCCCTTACCCGATTGAGGTGGGTTTACTCAACCGCTTCCGCAGTGCGGAGGAACGCCGCAATATTATCAAACGACTGGCGACGGGAGAATTAGATGTTGTCGTTGGCACTCACCAACTCTTAAGTAAGGAGATTCGTTTCCGCGATTTAGGGTTATTGGTGGTGGATGAAGAACAGCGGTTTGGCGTCAACCAGAAGGAAAAAATCAAATCTTTGAGAACCCAGTTGGATGTGCTGACTCTCAGCGCCACGCCGATTCCCCGGACGCTTTATATGTCCCTGTCGGGAATCCGCGAAATGAGTTTGATTACCACGCCGCCACCGTCTCGGCGTCCGATTAAAACTCACTTGGCATCCTACGATCCCGAAGCGATCCGCACGGCGATTCGCCAAGAACTCGACCGGGGGGGACAGGTGTTTTATGTCGTGCCGCGAGTCGAGGGAATTGAAGAAACTGCCACGAAGTTGCGGGAAATGGTGCCAGGAACCCGGCTTGCGATCGCTCACGGTCAATTAGACGAATCGGAGTTAGAAGCGACGATGCTTGCCTTCAGCGCTGGGGAAGCGGATATCCTCGTCTGTACCACGATTATTGAATCCGGTTTAGATATCCCCAGAGTCAACACCATCTTGATTGAAGATGCCCATAAATTTGGTTTATCCCAGCTGTACCAATTACGCGGACGGGTGGGACGTGCTGGCATCCAAGCTCACGCATGGCTATTTTATCCCAAGCACAAGGCGCTCTCAGATGCTGCACGGCAACGGTTACGAGCCATTCAGGAATTCACGCAGTTGGGTTCTGGCTATCAACTTGCCACGCGCGATATGGAAATCAGGGGCGTCGGTAACTTATTGGGTGCGGAACAATCGGGGCAGATGAATACCATTGGTTTCGACCTTTATATGGAAATGTTGGAAGAAGCGATTCGCGAAATTCGCGGACAGGAGATTCCCCAAGTTGACGATACGCAGATTGACTTGCAGCTAACGGCATTTATCCCCGCTGATTACATCCCCGATTTGGATCAAAAGATGAGCGCTTACCGGGCAGTGGCGGCAGCGAATTCTAAGGAGGAATTAGTGAGTATTGCCGCAGAATGGAGCGATCGCTACGGGAGTATCCCCAAATCTGCAACTCAGTTGTTGCGGGTGATGGAACTCAAACAACTGGCGAAAAAACTCGGCTTTAGCCGGATCAAACCAGAAAGTAAGCAACACGTTATCCTAGAGACACCGATGGAGGAACCCGCCTGGAACCTGCTCAAAGATAATTTGCCAGAACACCTGAAAACTCGCTTTGTCTACACCCCCGGTAAAGTCACCGTCCGCGGTTTGGGGGTATTGCCTGCCGAGCAGCAGACGGAACATCTGATTACTTGGTTGGGTAAGATGCAAGGGGCACTCCCAGAACCGGCACTCGTCTAA